From the Manis javanica isolate MJ-LG chromosome 13, MJ_LKY, whole genome shotgun sequence genome, one window contains:
- the PLIN5 gene encoding perilipin-5 isoform X2, which translates to MSDDEVAQAPTPSLWQQDPQDQQSVVHRVVALPLVRATCTAVFDAYSAAKDRYPLLGSACRLAEHCVCGLTTRALDHAQPLLSRLQPQLATVNHLACRGLDKLEEKLPFLQQPSEMVVTSAKDAVASGMTGMAGLARQGRRWSVELKRSMSHAVDVVLGKSEELVDHFLPMTEEELAALAAEAEGPDVGSVEEQRRHQGYFVRLGSLSARLRHLAYEHSLGKLRQKKHHAQDTLAQLQETLELINLMQCGVTPTAPARPGKVHELWEDWHQWPRENGRRRSQAELETLVLSRSLMGELQGTVDALETSVRGLPLGAQEKVAEVRRSVDALQAAFADARCFGDVSAAALAEGRGSMARAHACVDELLELVLQAVPLPWLVGPFAPILVERAAPPPDLETLVDEVVGGPDPRWAHLDWPAQQRAWQAQHGDRLGLPGDIPEEEPKPPSHPKHTLMPELDF; encoded by the exons ATGTCAGACGATGAGGTGGCTCAGGCCCCCACACCCAGTTTGTGGCAGCAGGACCCTCAGGACCAGCAG AGTGTGGTGCATCGTGTGGTGGCCCTGCCCCTGGTCAGGGCCACGTGCACAGCAGTCTTCGATGCTTACAGTGCTGCCAAGGACAGGTACCCGCTGCTGGGCTCCGCCTGCCGCCTGGCTGAGCACTGCGTGTGTGGCCTGACCACCCGTGCCCTGGACCACGCCCAGCCACTGCTCAGCCGCCTGCAGCCCCAGC TGGCCACTGTGAACCATCTGGCCTGCAGGGGCCTGGACAAGCTGGAGGAGAAGCTGCCCTTTCTCCAGCAACCCTCGGAGATG GTGGTGACCTCAGCCAAGGACGCAGTGGCCAGCGGCATGACGGGCATGGCAGGCCTGGCTCGGCAAGGCCGCCGCTGGAGTGTGGAGCTGAAACGCTCCATGAGCCACGCTGTGGACGTCGTGCTGGGCAAGTCAGAGGAGCTGGTGGACCACTTCCTGCCCATGACTGAGGAGGAGCTTG CGGCGCTGGCGGCTGAGGCCGAGGGTCCAGATGTGGGCTCTGTGGAGGAGCAGAGGAGACATCAGGGTTACTTTGTGCGCCTGGGCTCCCTGTCAGCACGGCTCCGCCACCTGGCATATGAGCACtctctggggaaactgaggcagaagaaACATCATGCGCAGGACACACTGGCTCAGCTTCAGGAGACGCTGGAGCTG ATCAACCTTATGCAGTGCGGGGTGACCCCCACCGCGCCAGCTCGCCCTGGGAAGGTGCATGAGCTGTGGGAGGACTGGCACCAATGGCCCCGGGAGAACGGCCGCCGCCGCAGTCAG GCCGAGTTGGAGACCCTGGTGCTGTCCCGCAGTCTGATGGGGGAGCTACAGGGCACGGTGGATGCACTGGAGACCAGCGTGCGGGGCCTGCCCCTCGGCGCCCAGGAGAAGGTGGCCGAGGTGCGGCGCAGCGTGGATGCCCTGCAGGCCGCCTTCGCTGACGCCCGCTGCTTCGGGGACGTGTCAGCAGCCGCACTGGCAGAGGGGCGAGGCAGCATGGCCCGGGCCCACGCCTGTGTGGACGAGCTGCTGGAGCTGGTGCTGCAGGCTGTGCCGCTGCCCTGGCTGGTGGGGCCCTTCGCGCCCATCCTCGTGGAGCGGGCCGCGCCCCCGCCGGACCTGGAGACCCTGGTGGACGAGGTCGTGGGGGGGCCCGATCCCCGCTGGGCACACCTGGACTGGCCGGCCCAGCAGAGAGCTTGGCAGGCCCAGCACGGGGACAGGCTGGGCCTCCCAGGGGACATTCCCGAGGAGGAGCCCAAGCCCCCTAGCCACCCCAAGCACACCCTGATGCCAGAGCTGGACTTCTGA
- the PLIN5 gene encoding perilipin-5 isoform X1, whose amino-acid sequence MSDDEVAQAPTPSLWQQDPQDQQSVVHRVVALPLVRATCTAVFDAYSAAKDRYPLLGSACRLAEHCVCGLTTRALDHAQPLLSRLQPQLATVNHLACRGLDKLEEKLPFLQQPSEMVPAQAPPDHRGLQVVTSAKDAVASGMTGMAGLARQGRRWSVELKRSMSHAVDVVLGKSEELVDHFLPMTEEELAALAAEAEGPDVGSVEEQRRHQGYFVRLGSLSARLRHLAYEHSLGKLRQKKHHAQDTLAQLQETLELINLMQCGVTPTAPARPGKVHELWEDWHQWPRENGRRRSQAELETLVLSRSLMGELQGTVDALETSVRGLPLGAQEKVAEVRRSVDALQAAFADARCFGDVSAAALAEGRGSMARAHACVDELLELVLQAVPLPWLVGPFAPILVERAAPPPDLETLVDEVVGGPDPRWAHLDWPAQQRAWQAQHGDRLGLPGDIPEEEPKPPSHPKHTLMPELDF is encoded by the exons ATGTCAGACGATGAGGTGGCTCAGGCCCCCACACCCAGTTTGTGGCAGCAGGACCCTCAGGACCAGCAG AGTGTGGTGCATCGTGTGGTGGCCCTGCCCCTGGTCAGGGCCACGTGCACAGCAGTCTTCGATGCTTACAGTGCTGCCAAGGACAGGTACCCGCTGCTGGGCTCCGCCTGCCGCCTGGCTGAGCACTGCGTGTGTGGCCTGACCACCCGTGCCCTGGACCACGCCCAGCCACTGCTCAGCCGCCTGCAGCCCCAGC TGGCCACTGTGAACCATCTGGCCTGCAGGGGCCTGGACAAGCTGGAGGAGAAGCTGCCCTTTCTCCAGCAACCCTCGGAGATGGTACCAGCGCAGGCACCACCAGACCACAGGGGCCTGCAG GTGGTGACCTCAGCCAAGGACGCAGTGGCCAGCGGCATGACGGGCATGGCAGGCCTGGCTCGGCAAGGCCGCCGCTGGAGTGTGGAGCTGAAACGCTCCATGAGCCACGCTGTGGACGTCGTGCTGGGCAAGTCAGAGGAGCTGGTGGACCACTTCCTGCCCATGACTGAGGAGGAGCTTG CGGCGCTGGCGGCTGAGGCCGAGGGTCCAGATGTGGGCTCTGTGGAGGAGCAGAGGAGACATCAGGGTTACTTTGTGCGCCTGGGCTCCCTGTCAGCACGGCTCCGCCACCTGGCATATGAGCACtctctggggaaactgaggcagaagaaACATCATGCGCAGGACACACTGGCTCAGCTTCAGGAGACGCTGGAGCTG ATCAACCTTATGCAGTGCGGGGTGACCCCCACCGCGCCAGCTCGCCCTGGGAAGGTGCATGAGCTGTGGGAGGACTGGCACCAATGGCCCCGGGAGAACGGCCGCCGCCGCAGTCAG GCCGAGTTGGAGACCCTGGTGCTGTCCCGCAGTCTGATGGGGGAGCTACAGGGCACGGTGGATGCACTGGAGACCAGCGTGCGGGGCCTGCCCCTCGGCGCCCAGGAGAAGGTGGCCGAGGTGCGGCGCAGCGTGGATGCCCTGCAGGCCGCCTTCGCTGACGCCCGCTGCTTCGGGGACGTGTCAGCAGCCGCACTGGCAGAGGGGCGAGGCAGCATGGCCCGGGCCCACGCCTGTGTGGACGAGCTGCTGGAGCTGGTGCTGCAGGCTGTGCCGCTGCCCTGGCTGGTGGGGCCCTTCGCGCCCATCCTCGTGGAGCGGGCCGCGCCCCCGCCGGACCTGGAGACCCTGGTGGACGAGGTCGTGGGGGGGCCCGATCCCCGCTGGGCACACCTGGACTGGCCGGCCCAGCAGAGAGCTTGGCAGGCCCAGCACGGGGACAGGCTGGGCCTCCCAGGGGACATTCCCGAGGAGGAGCCCAAGCCCCCTAGCCACCCCAAGCACACCCTGATGCCAGAGCTGGACTTCTGA
- the PLIN5 gene encoding perilipin-5 isoform X4, whose amino-acid sequence MRWLRPPHPVCGSRTLRTSRVWCIVWWPCPWSGPRAQQSSMLTVLPRTVATVNHLACRGLDKLEEKLPFLQQPSEMVPAQAPPDHRGLQVVTSAKDAVASGMTGMAGLARQGRRWSVELKRSMSHAVDVVLGKSEELVDHFLPMTEEELAALAAEAEGPDVGSVEEQRRHQGYFVRLGSLSARLRHLAYEHSLGKLRQKKHHAQDTLAQLQETLELINLMQCGVTPTAPARPGKVHELWEDWHQWPRENGRRRSQAELETLVLSRSLMGELQGTVDALETSVRGLPLGAQEKVAEVRRSVDALQAAFADARCFGDVSAAALAEGRGSMARAHACVDELLELVLQAVPLPWLVGPFAPILVERAAPPPDLETLVDEVVGGPDPRWAHLDWPAQQRAWQAQHGDRLGLPGDIPEEEPKPPSHPKHTLMPELDF is encoded by the exons ATGAGGTGGCTCAGGCCCCCACACCCAGTTTGTGGCAGCAGGACCCTCAGGACCAGCAG AGTGTGGTGCATCGTGTGGTGGCCCTGCCCCTGGTCAGGGCCACGTGCACAGCAGTCTTCGATGCTTACAGTGCTGCCAAGGACAG TGGCCACTGTGAACCATCTGGCCTGCAGGGGCCTGGACAAGCTGGAGGAGAAGCTGCCCTTTCTCCAGCAACCCTCGGAGATGGTACCAGCGCAGGCACCACCAGACCACAGGGGCCTGCAG GTGGTGACCTCAGCCAAGGACGCAGTGGCCAGCGGCATGACGGGCATGGCAGGCCTGGCTCGGCAAGGCCGCCGCTGGAGTGTGGAGCTGAAACGCTCCATGAGCCACGCTGTGGACGTCGTGCTGGGCAAGTCAGAGGAGCTGGTGGACCACTTCCTGCCCATGACTGAGGAGGAGCTTG CGGCGCTGGCGGCTGAGGCCGAGGGTCCAGATGTGGGCTCTGTGGAGGAGCAGAGGAGACATCAGGGTTACTTTGTGCGCCTGGGCTCCCTGTCAGCACGGCTCCGCCACCTGGCATATGAGCACtctctggggaaactgaggcagaagaaACATCATGCGCAGGACACACTGGCTCAGCTTCAGGAGACGCTGGAGCTG ATCAACCTTATGCAGTGCGGGGTGACCCCCACCGCGCCAGCTCGCCCTGGGAAGGTGCATGAGCTGTGGGAGGACTGGCACCAATGGCCCCGGGAGAACGGCCGCCGCCGCAGTCAG GCCGAGTTGGAGACCCTGGTGCTGTCCCGCAGTCTGATGGGGGAGCTACAGGGCACGGTGGATGCACTGGAGACCAGCGTGCGGGGCCTGCCCCTCGGCGCCCAGGAGAAGGTGGCCGAGGTGCGGCGCAGCGTGGATGCCCTGCAGGCCGCCTTCGCTGACGCCCGCTGCTTCGGGGACGTGTCAGCAGCCGCACTGGCAGAGGGGCGAGGCAGCATGGCCCGGGCCCACGCCTGTGTGGACGAGCTGCTGGAGCTGGTGCTGCAGGCTGTGCCGCTGCCCTGGCTGGTGGGGCCCTTCGCGCCCATCCTCGTGGAGCGGGCCGCGCCCCCGCCGGACCTGGAGACCCTGGTGGACGAGGTCGTGGGGGGGCCCGATCCCCGCTGGGCACACCTGGACTGGCCGGCCCAGCAGAGAGCTTGGCAGGCCCAGCACGGGGACAGGCTGGGCCTCCCAGGGGACATTCCCGAGGAGGAGCCCAAGCCCCCTAGCCACCCCAAGCACACCCTGATGCCAGAGCTGGACTTCTGA
- the PLIN5 gene encoding perilipin-5 isoform X5, protein MRWLRPPHPVCGSRTLRTSRVWCIVWWPCPWSGPRAQQSSMLTVLPRTVATVNHLACRGLDKLEEKLPFLQQPSEMVVTSAKDAVASGMTGMAGLARQGRRWSVELKRSMSHAVDVVLGKSEELVDHFLPMTEEELAALAAEAEGPDVGSVEEQRRHQGYFVRLGSLSARLRHLAYEHSLGKLRQKKHHAQDTLAQLQETLELINLMQCGVTPTAPARPGKVHELWEDWHQWPRENGRRRSQAELETLVLSRSLMGELQGTVDALETSVRGLPLGAQEKVAEVRRSVDALQAAFADARCFGDVSAAALAEGRGSMARAHACVDELLELVLQAVPLPWLVGPFAPILVERAAPPPDLETLVDEVVGGPDPRWAHLDWPAQQRAWQAQHGDRLGLPGDIPEEEPKPPSHPKHTLMPELDF, encoded by the exons ATGAGGTGGCTCAGGCCCCCACACCCAGTTTGTGGCAGCAGGACCCTCAGGACCAGCAG AGTGTGGTGCATCGTGTGGTGGCCCTGCCCCTGGTCAGGGCCACGTGCACAGCAGTCTTCGATGCTTACAGTGCTGCCAAGGACAG TGGCCACTGTGAACCATCTGGCCTGCAGGGGCCTGGACAAGCTGGAGGAGAAGCTGCCCTTTCTCCAGCAACCCTCGGAGATG GTGGTGACCTCAGCCAAGGACGCAGTGGCCAGCGGCATGACGGGCATGGCAGGCCTGGCTCGGCAAGGCCGCCGCTGGAGTGTGGAGCTGAAACGCTCCATGAGCCACGCTGTGGACGTCGTGCTGGGCAAGTCAGAGGAGCTGGTGGACCACTTCCTGCCCATGACTGAGGAGGAGCTTG CGGCGCTGGCGGCTGAGGCCGAGGGTCCAGATGTGGGCTCTGTGGAGGAGCAGAGGAGACATCAGGGTTACTTTGTGCGCCTGGGCTCCCTGTCAGCACGGCTCCGCCACCTGGCATATGAGCACtctctggggaaactgaggcagaagaaACATCATGCGCAGGACACACTGGCTCAGCTTCAGGAGACGCTGGAGCTG ATCAACCTTATGCAGTGCGGGGTGACCCCCACCGCGCCAGCTCGCCCTGGGAAGGTGCATGAGCTGTGGGAGGACTGGCACCAATGGCCCCGGGAGAACGGCCGCCGCCGCAGTCAG GCCGAGTTGGAGACCCTGGTGCTGTCCCGCAGTCTGATGGGGGAGCTACAGGGCACGGTGGATGCACTGGAGACCAGCGTGCGGGGCCTGCCCCTCGGCGCCCAGGAGAAGGTGGCCGAGGTGCGGCGCAGCGTGGATGCCCTGCAGGCCGCCTTCGCTGACGCCCGCTGCTTCGGGGACGTGTCAGCAGCCGCACTGGCAGAGGGGCGAGGCAGCATGGCCCGGGCCCACGCCTGTGTGGACGAGCTGCTGGAGCTGGTGCTGCAGGCTGTGCCGCTGCCCTGGCTGGTGGGGCCCTTCGCGCCCATCCTCGTGGAGCGGGCCGCGCCCCCGCCGGACCTGGAGACCCTGGTGGACGAGGTCGTGGGGGGGCCCGATCCCCGCTGGGCACACCTGGACTGGCCGGCCCAGCAGAGAGCTTGGCAGGCCCAGCACGGGGACAGGCTGGGCCTCCCAGGGGACATTCCCGAGGAGGAGCCCAAGCCCCCTAGCCACCCCAAGCACACCCTGATGCCAGAGCTGGACTTCTGA
- the PLIN5 gene encoding perilipin-5 isoform X3, which translates to MRWLRPPHPVCGSRTLRTSSAAKDRYPLLGSACRLAEHCVCGLTTRALDHAQPLLSRLQPQLATVNHLACRGLDKLEEKLPFLQQPSEMVPAQAPPDHRGLQVVTSAKDAVASGMTGMAGLARQGRRWSVELKRSMSHAVDVVLGKSEELVDHFLPMTEEELAALAAEAEGPDVGSVEEQRRHQGYFVRLGSLSARLRHLAYEHSLGKLRQKKHHAQDTLAQLQETLELINLMQCGVTPTAPARPGKVHELWEDWHQWPRENGRRRSQAELETLVLSRSLMGELQGTVDALETSVRGLPLGAQEKVAEVRRSVDALQAAFADARCFGDVSAAALAEGRGSMARAHACVDELLELVLQAVPLPWLVGPFAPILVERAAPPPDLETLVDEVVGGPDPRWAHLDWPAQQRAWQAQHGDRLGLPGDIPEEEPKPPSHPKHTLMPELDF; encoded by the exons ATGAGGTGGCTCAGGCCCCCACACCCAGTTTGTGGCAGCAGGACCCTCAGGACCAGCAG TGCTGCCAAGGACAGGTACCCGCTGCTGGGCTCCGCCTGCCGCCTGGCTGAGCACTGCGTGTGTGGCCTGACCACCCGTGCCCTGGACCACGCCCAGCCACTGCTCAGCCGCCTGCAGCCCCAGC TGGCCACTGTGAACCATCTGGCCTGCAGGGGCCTGGACAAGCTGGAGGAGAAGCTGCCCTTTCTCCAGCAACCCTCGGAGATGGTACCAGCGCAGGCACCACCAGACCACAGGGGCCTGCAG GTGGTGACCTCAGCCAAGGACGCAGTGGCCAGCGGCATGACGGGCATGGCAGGCCTGGCTCGGCAAGGCCGCCGCTGGAGTGTGGAGCTGAAACGCTCCATGAGCCACGCTGTGGACGTCGTGCTGGGCAAGTCAGAGGAGCTGGTGGACCACTTCCTGCCCATGACTGAGGAGGAGCTTG CGGCGCTGGCGGCTGAGGCCGAGGGTCCAGATGTGGGCTCTGTGGAGGAGCAGAGGAGACATCAGGGTTACTTTGTGCGCCTGGGCTCCCTGTCAGCACGGCTCCGCCACCTGGCATATGAGCACtctctggggaaactgaggcagaagaaACATCATGCGCAGGACACACTGGCTCAGCTTCAGGAGACGCTGGAGCTG ATCAACCTTATGCAGTGCGGGGTGACCCCCACCGCGCCAGCTCGCCCTGGGAAGGTGCATGAGCTGTGGGAGGACTGGCACCAATGGCCCCGGGAGAACGGCCGCCGCCGCAGTCAG GCCGAGTTGGAGACCCTGGTGCTGTCCCGCAGTCTGATGGGGGAGCTACAGGGCACGGTGGATGCACTGGAGACCAGCGTGCGGGGCCTGCCCCTCGGCGCCCAGGAGAAGGTGGCCGAGGTGCGGCGCAGCGTGGATGCCCTGCAGGCCGCCTTCGCTGACGCCCGCTGCTTCGGGGACGTGTCAGCAGCCGCACTGGCAGAGGGGCGAGGCAGCATGGCCCGGGCCCACGCCTGTGTGGACGAGCTGCTGGAGCTGGTGCTGCAGGCTGTGCCGCTGCCCTGGCTGGTGGGGCCCTTCGCGCCCATCCTCGTGGAGCGGGCCGCGCCCCCGCCGGACCTGGAGACCCTGGTGGACGAGGTCGTGGGGGGGCCCGATCCCCGCTGGGCACACCTGGACTGGCCGGCCCAGCAGAGAGCTTGGCAGGCCCAGCACGGGGACAGGCTGGGCCTCCCAGGGGACATTCCCGAGGAGGAGCCCAAGCCCCCTAGCCACCCCAAGCACACCCTGATGCCAGAGCTGGACTTCTGA
- the LRG1 gene encoding leucine-rich alpha-2-glycoprotein isoform X1, giving the protein MEKREITMSSWSPEQRQSPGGLNLHISRTLFLLLLFVASIKGVTPKPNACLLFQSDNGSSIYCHPPAKPIRYLPADTIYLAVEFFNLTQLPADTLQGASKLEELHLSGNRLENLSAELLLPVPGLKVLDLTGNALTRLPSGLFKVSVSLHTLVLKQNQLEALEASWLHGLKALEHLDLSGNYLRTLPPGLLANFAALRILDLSDNRLETLPPDLLRGPLHLARLHLENNRLRALGEELLAPQPELHYLFLSNNKLATVAAGTFHGLQQLDMLDLANNLLTSVPKGLWTSLGQPTRDMKDGFDISGNPWICDQNLDDLYQWLVANKDKMFFLNDTCCAGPEALKGQTLLAAAGAH; this is encoded by the exons atggaaaagagagaaatcacCATGTCTTCTTGGAGTCCAGAGCAAAGACAGAG CCCAGGGGGCCTGAATCTCCATATTTCCAGAACCctgttcctgctgctgctgtttgTGGCCTCCATCAAGGGGGTCACCCCCAAACCCAATGCCTGCCTGTTGTTCCAGTCGGACAACGGCAGCTCCATCTACTGCCACCCACCAGCCAAACCCATCCGCTACCTCCCCGCCGACACCATCTACCTGGCTGTGGAGTTTTTCAACCTCACCCAGCTGCCAGCCGACACTCTCCAGGGCGCCTCTAAACTGGAGGAACTGCACCTCTCCGGTAACCGGCTGGAGAACCTTTCTGCAGAGCTCCTGCTGCCTGTACCTGGGCTGAAGGTGCTTGACCTAACGGGCAACGCCCTGACCCGGCTGCCCTCCGGCCTCTTCAAGGTCTCGGTCTCCCTCCACACCTTGGTGCTGAAACAGAACCAGCTGGAAGCTCTGGAGGCCTCATGGCTGCACGGCCTGAAAGCGCTGGAGCATCTGGATCTGTCCGGGAACTACCTCCGGACACTGCCCCCTGGGCTGCTGGCCAACTTCGCTGCTCTGCGCATCCTTGACCTCAGTGATAACCGGCTGGAGACTTTGCCCCCTGACCTTCTGAGGGGCCCACTGCACCTGGCACGGTTGCATCTGGAGAACAACAGATTGCGGGCATTAGGAGAGGAACTTCTGGCTCCCCAGCCAGAACTGCACTACCTTTTCCTGAGCAATAACAAACTGGCCACGGTGGCTGCCGGCACCTTCCACGGTCTGCAGCAGCTGGACATGCTGGACCTCGCCAACAACTTGCTGACCAGCGTGCCCAAAGGGCTCTGGACGTCCCTGGGGCAGCCCACACGGGACATGAAGGATGGCTTTGACATCTCTGGTAACCCCTGGATCTGTGATCAGAACCTGGACGACCTCTATCAGTGGCTTGTGGCCAATAAAGACAAGATGTTCTTCCTGAATGACACGTGCTGTGCTGGGCCAGAAGCCTTGAAGGGCCAGACTCTTCTGGCAGCGGCTGGGGCCCATTGA
- the LRG1 gene encoding leucine-rich alpha-2-glycoprotein isoform X2: MHTHVAHSPGGLNLHISRTLFLLLLFVASIKGVTPKPNACLLFQSDNGSSIYCHPPAKPIRYLPADTIYLAVEFFNLTQLPADTLQGASKLEELHLSGNRLENLSAELLLPVPGLKVLDLTGNALTRLPSGLFKVSVSLHTLVLKQNQLEALEASWLHGLKALEHLDLSGNYLRTLPPGLLANFAALRILDLSDNRLETLPPDLLRGPLHLARLHLENNRLRALGEELLAPQPELHYLFLSNNKLATVAAGTFHGLQQLDMLDLANNLLTSVPKGLWTSLGQPTRDMKDGFDISGNPWICDQNLDDLYQWLVANKDKMFFLNDTCCAGPEALKGQTLLAAAGAH; encoded by the exons atgcacactcaTGTGGCCcacag CCCAGGGGGCCTGAATCTCCATATTTCCAGAACCctgttcctgctgctgctgtttgTGGCCTCCATCAAGGGGGTCACCCCCAAACCCAATGCCTGCCTGTTGTTCCAGTCGGACAACGGCAGCTCCATCTACTGCCACCCACCAGCCAAACCCATCCGCTACCTCCCCGCCGACACCATCTACCTGGCTGTGGAGTTTTTCAACCTCACCCAGCTGCCAGCCGACACTCTCCAGGGCGCCTCTAAACTGGAGGAACTGCACCTCTCCGGTAACCGGCTGGAGAACCTTTCTGCAGAGCTCCTGCTGCCTGTACCTGGGCTGAAGGTGCTTGACCTAACGGGCAACGCCCTGACCCGGCTGCCCTCCGGCCTCTTCAAGGTCTCGGTCTCCCTCCACACCTTGGTGCTGAAACAGAACCAGCTGGAAGCTCTGGAGGCCTCATGGCTGCACGGCCTGAAAGCGCTGGAGCATCTGGATCTGTCCGGGAACTACCTCCGGACACTGCCCCCTGGGCTGCTGGCCAACTTCGCTGCTCTGCGCATCCTTGACCTCAGTGATAACCGGCTGGAGACTTTGCCCCCTGACCTTCTGAGGGGCCCACTGCACCTGGCACGGTTGCATCTGGAGAACAACAGATTGCGGGCATTAGGAGAGGAACTTCTGGCTCCCCAGCCAGAACTGCACTACCTTTTCCTGAGCAATAACAAACTGGCCACGGTGGCTGCCGGCACCTTCCACGGTCTGCAGCAGCTGGACATGCTGGACCTCGCCAACAACTTGCTGACCAGCGTGCCCAAAGGGCTCTGGACGTCCCTGGGGCAGCCCACACGGGACATGAAGGATGGCTTTGACATCTCTGGTAACCCCTGGATCTGTGATCAGAACCTGGACGACCTCTATCAGTGGCTTGTGGCCAATAAAGACAAGATGTTCTTCCTGAATGACACGTGCTGTGCTGGGCCAGAAGCCTTGAAGGGCCAGACTCTTCTGGCAGCGGCTGGGGCCCATTGA